A genomic region of Podarcis raffonei isolate rPodRaf1 chromosome 13, rPodRaf1.pri, whole genome shotgun sequence contains the following coding sequences:
- the LOC128400344 gene encoding cytosolic phospholipase A2 gamma-like: MNSDCAVPAGKCLIKGNSYSTPSQYLSLEKNTHMVVEVPVVSFGVGHLENALEHLITLHPVIRGSPDMLLEAMSPRELALVSCSRLCSESEFVNTSELYKSYVAAPMVKTFCQALGTIFIVCTLDLMHSSCEKRFISTALHTCIYISKCYQKTLKSVGYPINKAGREMENEAINGESLSLKQRLARGHNLHVTLKGDVIRISRDVSDEEKTAVGRRKIKVHNSFLKLGVNTAMSSVPNVALLGSGGGLRAMIALQGVLGELQKEDLLGAVMYLCGVSGSTWCMSFIYEHEEWLGKLPILEAKMCDNLVNQSWDPSKSLDALVEPSKEKTYSLTDFWGCVILYAMLHEANYGHLSKERMVSFNGAVPYPIYAAVDSNKLDDTSKTHPGIWFEFTPHDAGFFHPGAFVDMRLLGSTFENGVLRILKNEKNISYLRGLWGSSFADRKEDVKEIEDYIKHLGEQASASSCHCIYCQAASHAIKLLIHAMEGTTHEHQDENITNIMELLKDQVGSNTYNFLSLLKDKHNTLDKPGRVAQFLTLADMFTQEFAARTSPFTHHEETKRSIWDTLRILSKTVYCLFKWKWGTISNYIYKYSSLHDKNLTGKEELRLADAGIAMNSAYPLVLRPEREVKLILSFDFSSGNPFETVKEAVLYCKENHLPFPDIDVSELDKSKDSPYDCYVFQGHDSPTVMHFPLFNTVNCKDKVAEWREQYSTLKVSYKEQEVKNLLEAAKANVRNNRGRILQAMKSMQAP; encoded by the exons ATGAATTCTGATTGTGCTGTGCCTGCTGGCAAATGCCTCATCAAAGGCAATAGCTACAGCACCCCCAGCCAGTACCTGAGCCTTGAGAAAAACACCCATATGGTTGTTGAGGTGCCAGTAGTTTCGTTTGGAGTAGGCCACCTGGAAAACGCTCTGGAACACCTGATAACCCTGCACCCAGTTATCAGAGGATCTCCTGACATGCTTCTTGAGGCTATGTCGCCAAGAGAACTTGCCCTTGTCTC GTGTTCAAGGCTGTGTTCT gAGTCAGAGTTTGTAAATACATCAGAATTGTACAAATCTTATGTTGCAGCTCCGATGGTCAAAACTTTCTGCCAAGCACTAGGAACTATATTTATAGTGTGCACTTTGGATCTGATGCATAGCTCTTGCGAAAAAAGGTTTATCTCCACTGCCTTACATACATGTATTTACATAAGCAAATGCTACCAG AAAACACTGAAATCTGTGGGTTACCCAATAAACAAAGCAGGAAGAGAAATG GAAAATGAGGCTATTAATGGAGAAAGCTTGTCTCTTAAACAAAG GTTGGCACGGGGCCACAATCTTCATGTCACCTTGAAGGG TGATGTGATCCGGATTTCCAGAGATGTATCTGATGAAGAAAAAACAGCTGTTGGCAGAAGAAAAATCAAAGTGCACAATTCATTTCTGAAGCTTGGGGTCAACACCGCCATG AGTTCTGTTCCTAATGTTGCCCTATTGGGATCTGGTGGAGGGTTGCGGGCCATGATTGCACTTCAAGGGGTTCTGGGAGAACTTCAGAAAGAGGATTTGTTGGGTGCTGTGATGTATCTCTGTGGAGTATCAGGTTCTACCTG GTGTATGTCATTCATCTATGAACATGAGGAATGGCTGGGAAAGCTTCCTATTTTGGAAGCAAAGATGTGTGACAATCTTGTAAATCAATCGTGGGATCCCAGCAAATCCCTCGATGCCCTTGTAGAACCAAGTAAAGAGAAGACATACTCCTTGACCGATTTCTGGGGCTGTGTCATTCTCTATGCAATGTTGCATGAGGCAA ATTATGGTCATTTGTCCAAAGAAAGGATGGTCTCTTTTAATGGGGCAGTTCCTTACCCCATCTATGCAGCGGTGGATTCAAACAAATTAGATGACACCAGTAAAACCCATCCag gtatctgGTTTGAATTCACACCCCATGATGCTGGATTCTTTCACCCTGGTGCATTTGTTGACATGAGGCTGTTGGGCAGCACATTTGAGAATGGTGTGCTGAGAATACTGAAGAATGAAAAAAACATTTCTTACTTGAGAG gCTTATGGGGAAGTTCATTTGCAGATCGCAAAGAAGACGTCAAGGAAATAGAAG ATTATATCAAACACCTGGGAGAACAAGCTTCAG CTTCCAGTTGTCACTGTATATATTGTCAGGCTGCTTCACATGCAATAAAGCTCCTGATTCATGCCATGGAAGGGACGACACATGAACATCAGGACGAAAACATCACAAACATCATGGAACTTCTTAAAG ATCAAGTAGGCAGCAACACCTACAACTTCCTCAGTTTATTGAAGGACAAACACAACACTCTGGACAAGCCTGGAAGAGTGGCACAGTTTTTGACCCTGGCTGACATGTTTACTCAAGAATTTGCAG CTAGGACATCTCCATTCACGCATCATGAAGAAACAAAGAGAA GTATTTGGGATACATTGAGAATACTGTCAAAAACTGTTTATTGCCTCTTCAAATGGAAATGGGGGACCATCTCCAACTATATTTACAAATACT CCAGCCTTCATGACAAGAATCTCACAGGCAAGGAAGAACTCCGTTTGGCCGACGCTGGTATAGCCATGAATTCTGCTTATCCGCTTGTCCTCCGTCCTGAACGGGAAGTGAAACTCATTCTTTCCTTTGACTTCAGCAGCGGAAATCCTTTTGAA ACTGTCAAAGAAGCAGTCCTGTACTGCAAGGAAAATCATCTTCCTTTTCCTGATATTGATGTCTCAGAGTTGGACAAGAGTAAAGACAGTCCCTATGACTGCTACGTTTTCCAAGGACATGATTCTCCAACTGTCATGCATTTCCCTCTCTTCAATACAGTGAACTGCAAAG ATAAAGTAGCTGAATGGAGAGAACAATATTCCACCCTCAAAGTTTCTTACAAGGAGCAGGAGGTCAAAAACCTCCTAGAAGCAGCAAAAGCAAATGTGAGGAATAACAGAGGAAGAATCCTGCAGGCGATGAAAAGCATGCAGGCTCCTTAA